The segment ctgatatgatacgttaatagagaattcctttatttttatgcaaatgggctccagtgcatttatttcatcttttaaatattccactaaatcttttgttgttttctttgactcctttatatattcaaatccaatgggtctacaaaaattttttaaacccgGAGATGTATTGATcaatatatcttcaaatgaatttccgatgcttgacgatgatggattaagggaatatggaCGAAtccgtaatggcactaatgatgacataaatacacttttgtagtctgctaatgtccgacttgtttgtattctgaaggttctgataaaccgtcacatccccacttacacattaagacaacatcacagttatgaattttccttagttggtcttctgaaaagtctgacacaattcttgatgctgtgttttcgagcaaagatgatatatcaatacaagcttccacatcattaacagcaataggtgatggtcggatagtttgtttttttcctggattgccttgtatgatggttatatattgtgtcctttttcatgcagagctttccttaatatttggaacttatttcgactgagacctagttccaacataagcgctattgcttcctcttcagtaaaatttgattgtgaagttggagttggtatactttccacaattcgcttaagtcgttttggtgaacataagtcttcgtatgaaggcgctcctgctgatgtgttgtaagttgagatttccgtagtagtttccatccaactacaaaattttaatcaaaatttcttttgatttccatccacagacttactttttacatcaaaaagttttaaaaagttttcaatttttgatatgcctgttttgtctacttttctactatatgtagtttgtatataatttgaaatgtctttaattctttctggcccttttgaagatacactccataaaacggaacacaactcttcatactttaatgtaaacttcattgtagatttattaaatatggtacttaaaatctgagaattctaccaattcttgtcatttccgatacaggtattccaaagtaaaaaattacgaattgtctacctattaacatttaggactatattactataacctgtaattcagtcattgatattcttattagtgaatgaatcgaaattatcattacctgtatatttttacctatatgatcataaacgaaacagatctgtcgaaaaaatttaggtaaaaaatagttataaatttctgaaaatttaagcataataggatctttcaattataaggataagcaaacaaatagaaaataggtaaatataagatttaaacatgttgtcatatttaatactaaaatatgaaaaatatgaaattaaaggacacaggtttaaatgaacatatttttgaatgtaattgagatattggcttgaaattttttgtaaagggtcgagaaaaaagatattaagggttaaatatggactaaattgttgtagctatctgcgaccctattaaaattttgatataaatcatagttttagaaatttaacaaatatgtaatatatgacaaaatctttatttatgaacaaaactcaatgaaatcttcaacgcttgttaaatttgttattccaaataagaaaatgcaaaaaaaaaaaaattgaaaaggtcaaagggcatcccgcaattcccaataataggaatgaaaatcccaaaaatgggattttttacatttttgcccatagggtccacatttctttcagggctgggaaaatacttttggagtaaatagaaaacatattgaggtttccaaaactgctttcagttttctgatcccagctttgggattttagaacatgtcgcccaaagttgaagttttgataaaaaataggtcatattcggaaggtcgcactggcaacattttcaaaaaataggacaagttttttacgccaaagcgttctgcgtaaagataccttttagaaaactataaaattgttatatgttgttaaaaaaaaattttattttattaaaaaaaaagttaagacacattttgggcaaaaaaacggcaaaaatctaaaattttttgaatttttaaattaaaaaacgtatatttttggatctgtaaatgatattgatatgaaattttttgtatattattggaaattttgttgtctaactaacaagtctcggattgtctcggatttttgctcatatttccgttatttactgaccgattttgctgattttaaatagcgatcttctcgaaagcatgtctgacagaattattgaagattcggatctcgccgatatctggggtcatctaaaaactgatttcaacagacagacggacagacagacagacagacagacggacatggtcttatcgactccgctatctataaggattcagaatatatatactttaaaaggtcggaaaattatattatagaaattacaaacggaatgacaaacttatatatacccttctcacgaaagagaagggtataaataataaacatttaattatttacaagtACAACACATTGAAAATAACGGTACCAACTTGACGAAAGAAAGCATTGCAGTCAGATCAAtgtaaaaaagaacaacaatttttaCATAGGGATcaaaacaaataagtaaataagacaaaataagaaaaatattaggACTGCCCTACAAATaagttaaatcaaataaaaataacaatatacaATAATGGGacaaataaaataagttaaagaaaacaaataaattaaaatgaaactaataaataaaattcgctCCTCTATGAGCCATTAGGCGACATCCCCACCCCCGTGGATCAGCTACGATTCACTACTCCACATGGAGGATGGCCAGCTTGGAAACAGGACGTCTTAATACACCAGTATTTGTGCGAACATCAGCCGTCGAATAACACCATCTCTTCCTTTGAACACCTCTTCAACTCTACCACGCTTCCAATCTTTACGGGACACAGCatagtggggcagaatggaaattttttggaaataaatgtggcgtttctaaacggctgatccgatcgggataaaatttggcgtgagcgtagccaaggagtattcgagtttaagttttgaagatgaaccccgcagatgcccagatcccgatcggatcagccgtttagaaacgccaaatttatttccaaaaaatttccattctgccccactgtgctgTGTCCCGTAAAGATTGGAAGCGTGGTAGAGTTGAAGAGGTGTTCAAAGAGATGGTGTTATTCGACGGCTGATGTTCGCACAAATACTGGTGTATTAAGACGTCCTGTTTCCAAGCTGGCCATCCTCCATGTGGAGTAGTGAATCGTAGCTGATCCACGGGGGTGGGGATGTCGCCTAATGGCTCATAGAGGagcgaattttatttattagtttcattttaatttatttgttttctttaacttattttatttgtCCCATTATtgtatattgttatttttatttgatttaacttATTTGTAGGGCAGTcctaatatttttcttattttgtcttatttacttatttgttttgATCCCTATGtaaaaattgttgttcttttttacaTTGATCTGACTGCAATGCTTTCTTTCGTCAAGTTGGTACCGTTATTTTCAATGTGTTGTacttgtaaataattaaatgtttattatttatacccttctctttcgtgagaagggaatatataagtttgtcattccgtttgtaatttctataatataattttccgaccttttaaagtatatatattctgaatccttatagatagcggagtcgataagaccatgtccgtctgtctgtctgtccgtctgtctgttgaaatcagtttttagatgaccccagatatcggcgagatccgaatcttcaataattctgtcagacatgctttcgagaagatcgctatttaaaatcagcaaaatcggtcggtaaataacggaaatatgagcaaaaatccgagacaatccgagacttgttagttagacaacaaaatttccaaaaatatacaaaaaatttcatatcaatatcatttacagatccaaaaatatacgttttttaatttaaaaattcaaaaaattttagatttttgccgtttttttgcccaaaatgtgtcttaactctttttttaataaaataaaattttttttaacaacatataacaattttatagttttctaaaaggtatctttacgcagaacgctttggcgtaaaaaacttgtcctattttttgaaaatgttgccagtgcgtccttccgaatatgacctattttttatcaaaacttcaactttgggcgacatgttctaaaatcccaaagctgggatcagaaaactgaaagcagttttggaaacctcaatatgttttctatttactccaaaagtattttcccagccctgaaagaaatgtggaccctatgggcaaaaatgtaaaaaatcccatttttgggattttcattcctatttttgggaattgcgggatgccctttgaccttttcaattttttttttgcattttcttatttggaataacaaatttaacaagcgttgaagatttcattgagttttgttcataaataaagattttgtcatatattacatatttgttaaatttctaaaactatgatttatatcaaaattttaatagggtcgcagatagctataacaatttagtccatatttaacccttaatatctttttttagttagatatggaaattctcgtccctttacaaaaaatttcaagccaatatctcaattacattcaaaaatatgttcatttaaacctgtgtcctttaatttcatcttttattacatacatttggtgttgaataaaatatttggacaaattttaaaaattatttagttaattattttattaaagactataacattgtatatacaataaaaaatataattttattatgagccacgcacaacaacacttaaatcaccccacacaaaccacctttcccgccaaccgaaatataaaacacaatttaatacaatatcatcagttagtataatacctttttttatttgaactgtttatcttaaacataatacaataaattctttcaacctacttatatagttaattcctaacactacttattttctataaaataatcggtatacatatccagaaggtaatataagtcctttaaatcttcctcgttttgagatgatagagtttcaaaacaaatccatctttttcgcatagttgaaagaacaggatcagaagatagaagtaaactattaaaaaaatcttcattatgtgattgcctggagcattttcttgagctgaaaagttgaacatgcttaaaatctcgattcctcgcttcctgggcttcttctgttaactctccaaatggaagaatattcaattcaatttttatttgaccatgacacaatactttgtgtactgttgttgttagttccctccatggatacagagatacaagtaatttagaaatttcagatgtatattccccaaatcgatttccattaattttatgtttactatgcagtgccattaaaatagtgttaactcttcgaagcaactacttgtcgattccagttatttttgaagtaatttcaaaatcacgaaaaaaccttgtcgtcgtattaccgtcatttgtactaccgcaacttggaagtggtttgtcgatgtttaatcccatctgaactttaaattcttcttttttccgcagctctcagttctttcaattcttcattattttttgttgatttagtaagattctctggcacacttctatatttgaggtcgtatgctacaCATAGCAAAAGTAattcaaaaatcgtattctggcatgaagtggtgaaattctgAAAGACaagacttcttcattaatacttctgcttttgtttatatttgagaattgcgactttttctcattacatattgagcatctccagaaggaagaagtttctgttatggcattgctgacctttccatcaatcattgttaagcttagctgatatgatacgttaatagagaattcctttatttttatgcaaatgggctccagtgcatttatttcaccttttaaatattccactaaatcttttgttgttttctttgactcctttatatattcaaatccaatgggtctacaaaaattttttgaacccggagatGTATTGATcaatatatcttcaaatgaatttccgatgcttgacgatgatggattaagggaatatgaacgaatccGTAATGGCagtaatgatgacataaatacacttttgtagtctgctaatgtccgacttgtTTATATTCTGAAGGttctgataaaccgtcacatccccacttacacattaagacaacatcacagttatgaattttccttagttggtcttctgaaaagtctgacacaattcttgatgctgtgttttcgagcaaagatgatatatcaatacaagcttccacatcattaacagcaataggtgatggtcggatagtttgtttttttcctggatcgccttgtatgatggtaatatattgtttcctttttcatgcagagctttccttaatatttggaacttatttcgactgagacccagttctaacataagcgctattgcttcctcttcagtaaaatttgattgtgaagttggagttggtatactttccacaattcgcttaagtcgttttggtgaacataagtcttcgtatgaaggcgctcctgctgatgtgttgtaagttgagatttccgtagtagtttccatccaactacaaaattttaatcaaaatttctttttacatcaaaaagttttaaaaagttttcaatttttgatatgcctgttttgtctacttttctactatatgtagtttttatataatttgaaatgtctttaattctttctggcccttttgaagatacactccataaaacggaacacaactcttcatactttaatgtaaacttcattgtagatttattaaatatggtacttaaaatctgagaattctaccaattcttgtcatttccgatacaggtattccaaagtaaaaaattacgaattgtctacctattaacatttaggactatattactataacctgtaattcagtcattgatatttcttattagtgaatgaatcgaaattatcattacctgtatatttttacctatatgatcataaacgaaacagaacgaaatgatctgtcgaaaaaatttaggtaaaaaatagttataaatttctgaaaatttaagcataataggatctttcaattataaggataagcaaacaaatagaaaataggtaaatataagatttaaacatgttgtcatatttaatactaaaatatgaaatatatgaaattaaaggacacaggtttaaatgaacatatttttgaatgtaattgagatattggcttgaaattttttgtaaagggtcgagaaaaaagatattaagggttaaatatggactaaattgttgtagctatctgcgaccctattaaaatatataaatcatagttttagaaatttaacaaatatgtaatatatgacaaaatctttatttatgaacaaaactcaatgaaatcttcaacgcttgttaaatttgttattccaaataagaaaatgcaaaaaaaaattgaaaaggtcaaagggcatcccgcaattcccaaaaataggaatgaaaatcccaaaaatgggattttttacatttttgcccatagggtccacatttctttcagggctgggaaaatacttttggagtaaatagaaaacatattgaggtttccaaaactgctttcagttttctgatcccagctttgggattttagaacatgtcgcccaaagttgaagttttgataaaaaataggtcatattcggaaggacgcactggcaacattttcaaaaaataggacaagttttttacgccaaagcgttctgcgtaaagataccttttagaaaactataaaattgttatatgttgttaaagaaaattttattttattaaaaaagagttaagacacattttgggcaaaaaaacggcaaaaatctaaaattttttgaatttttaaattaaaaaacgtatatttttggatctgtaaatgatattgatatgaaattttttgtatattattggaaattttgttgtctaactaataagataaaattgagtccatttggtccaaaattacccccggtattcaaaaaaaggcggaccaaggtatgataAATTtggtatcactaaatttttaaatgcctataactcggatattgtaagagataagtagtatgtccaagcatgttttttcaagatttcgtcaagcgctttcagaaaatataaaaatctttgtatttgggtgaagaacaaaaaaatggcacgagtttaaaaattttacatgtcgtaggtaccctactttgagccgccacagcatcgtccctggggcatctgcggggttcattttcaaaacttaaactcgaatactccttggctacgctcacgccaaattttatctcgatcggatcagccgtttagaaatgccagatttatttccaaaaaatttctattctgccccactgtgcacagTTGGATCACAAATTAGAACCAAATCACCAACAGTAATGGGTTTTGTGCGTTCACACCATTTAGAACGTCTAGTCAATGTGGGCAAATATTCTTTAATCCACGCTTCCAGAAGTGGTCACGCAATTGACGGGATATGCGCCAATGATTTCTTAGAGCAACTGGATGATTATTTATTTCTCCGGTAGGAGTTTGTGATGTATTAGGGCAACCGAGCAAAAAATTATTCGGCGTTAGTGGTTCCTCATCTTCGTGGCTCAATGACAAATGTGTTAAGGGACGAGAATCTACTATATTTTCAGCTTTAATCAGGAAACTTTGCAAAGCGTGTTCACGAGGGGCCGATTCTTTAAGGGTTGACTGCAACACACGCTTGACGCACTGGACCATACGTTCCCATATACCACTTCTGCAGGATTATAGGGACAATTAAACTGCCAGTCTATACCTCTCGATGAGCATTCATCTTGAATTTGGGCCACATCAAATACTTCACTCAACCGCTTGGCTACTTGATCAGCACCAACAAAATTTGTGCCATTGTCGCTCCTGAGTCTTGTTGGAAGGCCACGTCTATTTACAAAATTGCGTATGGCAAGAGTACACGCATCGGTGGACATATCAAAAGCAACTTCTAAATGGATGGCTCTTATGGTTAGGCAAGTAAATAAAGCCACCCAGCGTTTTTCATGGCGATGACCAATTGTAATAGTCAGAGGGCCAAAGTAATCCAAACCAGTGTAGGAAAAGGAATATATGGAGTCAACCTGTCCATAAGTGGTGGCATCGGCAATGTACCACGAAATctgcaaataaaacaattagaAACACGCTTACGCAAAATTTTTCTAAGGCGAGGAATCCAAAATAATCTTCTAATTTCACATATTGTGGATTCAATATTTTGGTGTTTCATCTTTTCGTGTACATGGGCCACAAACAACTCGGTAACAGGATGGAACGACGGTGATATAATCGGACGCCTTATATTCAATGGTAACCAGCTAGCTGCGTCCAGACGGCCATAAACACGAAGTAATGCATCTTCATCAATATACGGGCACAGGGCGTACAATTCACTACTTTTGGGCAGACTaccttaatttttaaatatttcaatttcttgGCAAAAATGCTCTTGTTGAGCTTGACGGCAGAGCAATATTTCAGCATTTTTTAACTCGTCTGCAGTCAAACCACTTTCCTCGCCAATCTTTTTTCGGCAGCGGTTTATAAAACGTAACACCCAAGCCACCGTACGTTTTAGTTTCAAATAGGAGgaaaatcttttataatcaATAACACCTTGTATATGAAAGTAAAGCAAATTTTGGACGAAGTTCCTCCGAATCTTGTTCGTTCGGGGCTACGTTTTCATTTTAGGGCAAATTATCTTCAGAATCATAAAGAAATTTAGGACCAATTAACCAGAGGGAATCATCAGAAAAATCAACTTGGATTTTCATTCTTGTAGTTTTATCCGCAACATTAAGATTTGTTGGCAGCCATCTCTAATCTGCAGGGCAACAAAAGGTTTGTAACGACGACTTTCTGAGCCAATCCAATTTATTACAGTTGTAGAATCAATCTAACAAATAATCCTTAATACCTTAACGGAATGCTCCTTCAAAATTGTAACCAGTAACCGAGTACCAAAAACAGCTACCTGTAGTTCGAGCCGAGGAATACTCATAATCTTCAAAAGGGCATATCTAGATTTGGCAGCCACAAGAGACACTTCAATTTTATTATGGGCATTTATTGACCTCCAGTATGACACGGCTCCAAATGCGTCTTCAGTGGCGTCGACAAAAACATGTAGTTCCAGGCGGTAAGGAACACCATTTCCAATATAACACCGAGTTATCTTTACATTTTCAACATCAAGAATTTCACAGGGCAGTGTTTCATCTCATACAATGCTGTGTCTCCAAACTTCTTGCATAAACAGTTTTGCCGTTAACAAAAAGTGGCTCAAAAACCCAAGTGGGTCGAAAGCGGACATTACCACACTCAACAGCTCTCTTTTAGTTGGAGACCTTACACCTTCCATAACACCAGCATTCACATTGTGGAACTTCAAATTGAACCTAAATGTGTCATCTTTTGGTTGCCAATACACACCAAGTACCTTTTCCGATTTTAGCTAATTTAAATCGCTGGAAAAATTCACCGGTTTCTCCACAGTACCTTTAAGAGCCACAATTACCTCCGAAGAGTTGGATGAAAAGTTACGTAGTTAAAACTCAGCTGCTTTATGGATATTGCGTACTTATTGCGCTATTTCAATGGCCCTTGCAGGGTTAGGAAAGCTATCCACAAAGTCATGTACATAATGATGATCCAAGATAGACTTTACGGCACGGGGATATTTATTACGAAAACTTACAGCATTTGTTTCTTTAACATAATGAGCCACAGAAGGCGAACAAAGCAGCACCAATAGTCATAACAAGCATTTCATAGCAATCGGGTGGTTCTTTATTATCTTCACGCCAAAGGAACCTTTGAGAACATCTATCTTCAGGAACCACAAGTACCTGGtgaaacatttcttttatatcCCCGCACACTGCTACAGCACCAAcacgaaaattaaacaaaacggATGGCAACGGCTTATATTGCTGGGGGCCTTTAAGCAAGTTTGAATTGAGAGAAACACCTTCAACGGATGCGGCAGCATCAAACACCAACCGAATTTTTCCTGGCATACATCAGCAGCTTCTATGGGCGACAGTTTACGTACATAATTCTTCGACAAATAATCCTTCATTATGGTTTTATAGGCGACATCAAATTCAGGACATCTTTTCATTTTTCGTTCAATGCCAACGAGCCTATTAAGAGCCA is part of the Lucilia cuprina isolate Lc7/37 chromosome 3, ASM2204524v1, whole genome shotgun sequence genome and harbors:
- the LOC124418671 gene encoding uncharacterized protein LOC124418671 — encoded protein: MVQCVKRVLQSTLKESAPREHALQSFLIKAENIVDSRPLTHLSLSHEDEEPLTPNNFLLGCPNTSQTPTGEINNHPVALRNHWRISRQLRDHFWKRGLKNICPH